The window GTGTGCGTTCTCGTGGCCATCTCAAACGCATCGCAGGCAACGCCGAGGACGCGTTGGCGCTGGTGGATGACCTCACGGCGGTAGTGCGGGCGCTGCCAACCGAGGGCGAGTCATTAGCCGGCTTCGCCGCCCGTGTCTTGCATCGGGCTCACGCGCTCGACGCCGGCACCGCGCTGGGAAACCTGGCCGCCGACGCGGCGGGCGTGATCGGTACCAGTGCGTGGGCGGGTGAGACTGGTGAGCCGGTGTTGTTCGAGTCGGAACTCTTCGGAATCGTCACCCACAGTCCGGTCGACAGCAGGTTGGAGTCGTCGGTTCCCGTGACGACTGCCGCTGCCGCAGCGGGAAAATCAGGCGTTCGACGCGGTACGGCAGCGTGGCGAAGATACGCGTGGGCATCGGTGGGCGTGCTCGTCGACGACTTGTCGTCGTCGGTGCTCACGCTTGGTCTGCCGGGTGGAACGTCCTCTCCCACGGCGTATGCGCTCGCGCAGCTGTCTGGGGCTGGCCAACCTGTCGTCCTGACTCTTCGTCAGGTGATGGCCGATGATCCCGGTGTCATCCCGTCTGTGGTCTATGTATGTGAGAATCCCGCTGTCGTGTCGGCCGCCGCCGACCAGCTGGGTTCGGCGTCGTCGCCGGTCGTGTGCGTCGGTGGACAGCCCGGCTCCGCGGCCGTTGCTCTCCTGAATCAATTGGGAGAATGCGGAGCCGCGTTGCGCTATCACGGTGACTTCGACTGGGGCGGGATCAGTATCGCTCGCACAATGACGTCGCAGGTGGGGTGGGAGCCGTGGCGATTTCGTGCTGCCGACTACATGAGCGCACTGGAAGGGATCGAGCGCACCGGTTGTCGCCTGGAGAAGCTGGCGGAGCCCCACGGAGGGGTACCTGGCACGCCGTGGGACCCTGAACTATCGACGACGATGGCCCACCATGGTCTTCGCATCGAGGAAGAATTCGTGCTCGACGACCTGCTCCGTGACCTGGCCGACTGACGCGAGAGGGTAGACACGTGAATTTTGCTGTGAGCCCCGCAACGCTGGAGCGGTTCAACGACGTCTCGGCCATGCTCGGGCCGAAGAATCCCAGCTCGTCGGTGTGCTGGTGCCTGAGTCACCGGCTCGACTCGAAGACCAATCGGGAACTCGTCGGACCTGCCCGCGGCGAATACGTCAGGGAGCTGTGCTCTCGTGAGATCGCACCCGGTGTCTTGGCCTACGAGGATGACGAGGTCGTCGGCTGGGCCGCGGTCGCACCTCGGTCAGAACTGCCTTTCGCCCGGTCGAGGAAGATCCCGCATGTTGATCAGCTGCCGGTCTGGTCGGTGTGGTGCATCCGGGTGCGCCCTGGCCACAGAGGCAAAGGCGTCTCTCATGCGCTTCTCCAGGGTGCTGTCGCGTTCGCGCGCTCGCATGGCGCACCTGCGATCGAGGGGTACCCGGTCGACAACGAAGGGAAGAAGGTCGACACCACGATGGCGTACGTGGGCACCCGCACGCTCTTCGAGCGAGCGGGTTTCATCAAGGCCGCTGACACAGACTCGGTCTCCGGCGGCTTCCCGCGTGTCCTCATGCGCTTGGACCTGCAATGAGGTGACTCCGACGGGAAGCGGATGGTGGCGAAAAGATCGGTTAGCGTTGCCGAATGGCCCCAGACCCATATGGCGACCGCGAACTGGTCGCGCTCTACGACATCGACAACCCCGGCGGAGCAGACCACGACTATTACCGGGCGCTGGCCGACGAGATCGGCGCCCGGTCCATTCTTGATCTGGGCTGCGGCACGGGTCTGCTGACTCGCTCGTTCGTCCGGCCGGACCGGACAGTAGTCGGGATCGACCCGAGTGCCACGATGCTGGACTGGGCGCGCCGACAGCCTGGGGCGGACGCGGTGAGGTGGATCCTGGGCACCGCTGCGGCCATCGAGCCTGACGCATCGGTGGATCTTGCGGTCTGCACCGGCAACGCGATCATGCATGTTTCTTCCGAGGAGCTTCCGGCAACGCTGCGCAACATTGCGACCGCACTGCGGCCTGGTGGAACGTTCAGCTTCGAGTCCCGCAACCCTGGCTTCCGGGAGTGGGAAACCTGGACACGTGCGGCCACCTATGGGGAGCGAGACACCGACCTCGGCCGGCTACGTGAGTGGCTCGACGTCACCGAGGTGGCCGACGGCCGGGTGGTGTTCGATGCCCACAACGTGCTGCCGGACGGAGAGGTGCGCATCTACACGTCGGTGCTGTACTTCCGCGGCGCCGACGAGTTCGCGGACGCGCTACGCGAAGCCGGGTTCGACGACGTCACCATCTCCGGCGGCTGGCGTGGTGAACCCGTCACCACTGACTCACCCGTCCTCGTGGTGCGTGCGTCCACCCGTTGATCTACCGACATTGCGGTCACCAGAACCACCAGGATGTAGGTACATTCTCGAGCTCCTGGCGCTCGCGTTGATCACTGGATGAGCGCGGCTCCACGTATCGCGACGTTGATACCGAGGATCAGCAGGAGCAGCGAGATCGTGCCGGCGCTGTGTTTCATCAGCCATGCCCTCATGCGCTCCAGTTTCGCGTTTACCCGGGTGCCAGCTGCTCGCCTGACTGTCAGGAGGACTGCGGCGGGAACCGCCATGACGACGACATATCCCGCCAGCACCGACACGCGCACTACGCCGGACACGTCGGCGGACGCGATGATGCCGATCGCGGCCAGGTAGGGCACCATCGTCGCGACTTCGAGCGCACCCGCCCCGAGCGCGAGGGCAATCGTTGAGCGGGCGCGTGGAGGGCGGGCGCTGATCCGTTCGGTCCATGGGCGTGTGTCGCCTTCACCGCGAGCCGCACGTATCCGTTCCCGGCGTTTCGGTTCGATGGCGAAGCTGACGACGATGAGCGAGATCCCGATGGCGAGGACGACGTAGCCGCCTTCGGTGGTCGTGGTGAGGAAGTTGAAGATGCGCTCCCCGGCGGCGTCGATGGCGTACCGGGCGCCGAGCATGAGAACGGCGCCGACGGCGAAATAGAACCCGGACAGCGCGGCTAGATACAGGATGACGTTCGACGCCGATCGGCGTGAATCGAGCATCAGCCACAGCGGCACGACGAGGGTGCCGATGCTGGTGCTGTCGATCAGTGCGATGACCGCAAGCGTGGCGATCGTGGTGATGTCCATGGAGATTCGCCCCTCGATTTCGGCGACCCGGCTCGCGGCCAAGTTAGCACGATCGTGCTAACTTGGCTGAGTGACGCGTGCGGAACGGCGACAGCAACGACGTGAAGAGATCGCCCGCGCGGCCTGGACAGTCCTCATGCGCGACGGTGTACGCGGAGCGTCGGTGCGCGCTGTGCTCGCCGAAGCGCAGATGACGTCGGGGGCGATGCGGTACTACTTTCGCAACCACGACGAACTACTCATCTTCGCTGCTCAACACGTGCTCGAACAATCCACGGAGAGAATCCGGCGACGCCTTGCCGATCAGGAACTGACCGGTAAAGAACGCGTTGGGGCAGTTCTCGCCGAGATATTGCCGCTGGATGCCAAGAGGGCCACGGAGATCACCGTGTTCGTTCGCCTCGCGGAGATCGACGACGAGGCCGGGCGCGGCGCGCAGCTCCGTCGCAGCGCCTACGAAGGATGCCGCTCACTGGCTGAATTCGCCGTCACCGAACTCGCCAGGACCGCCGGGGCAGATCTACCGGCAGAGCTCAAGGATCAGATCATCGAACGATTCCACCTGACCCTCGACGGGCTTGCCTACCAGTGTGTGCTCAACCCCGGCCTCCTGGCGTTCGAGGATGTCGCCGCTCGGCTCGCCGGACTGCTCGACCATCTGGAGGAAGAAACGAACCGAGGAGCATCTCAAGCGGGCGGATCCGTGGATGTACCGACATCGTGGTGGCCATGACCCCCGCGATGTCGGTATTTCCACGCCGGCCGGCGCCCGCGCGCACGGTTCGCGATGGTCGATGCAGACTAGAGTGAGGCTGAGCGCTGCTAGGAGACGGACGTGCATGAGACGCTGAGCGCAGCTCGAGAAGCCCATCGCCGACGTGACTGGCAGGCTGCCCGAGACAGCTTCACGGAGGCCGCCGCCGTCGAGCCGCTGTCGGCCGACGACGCCTTCGCGCTCGCCGACGCGGCCTGGTGGCTCGGCCTGGTCGATGAGTCGTTGGCGGCGGGGGAGCAGGCGTACCGCCGCTATCTCGACGGAGACCGGCCCGGGCGCGCCGCGATGGCAGCGATTCACATCGCCGTCGATCTGTTATTGCGCGGGGACGGCGTCCTCGGGTCCGGGTGGCTGCGCCGGGCTCAGCGGCTCTTGGAAGATCAGTCCGAAGCGCCAGAGCACGGCTACCTGATGTACCTGACCCAGGTCGAGGCGGGTATGGGCGGCCCGGCCTACGACGAGGTGGCGGCCGCGGCCGCCCGGGTCGGTGTGTTGGGTCGTGAGCATGGCGATCCGAACCTCGTCGCGTTGGGCATCCTCGGGGAAGGCCGGGCCCTGCTCAAACAAGGCCGGATGGCGGAAGGGTTCGCGCTGCTCGACGAGGCCATGGTGGCTGTGCTCACCGAAGACCTGAGTTCGGAGTGGGCGGGCAACATCTACTGTCACCTCATGGCGGCGTGCCACGAGCTGGGGGACGTGCGGCGGGCCGTGGCATGGACTCGAGCGACCAAGGAGTGGCTGCAGACGTTACCCGCCGCGGTGTTGTTCACTGGTATCTGCCGGGTGCACCGGTCGCAGGTGCTGCAGGCGACTGGAGGCTGGGAAGAGGCCGAAGCGGAAGCGGCGCGGGTCTGCGAGGATCTCGAGCACATCCATGTGGCCAGCGCAGCCGAGGCGCACTACCAGGTGGCGGAGCTTTGCCGGCTTCGGGGCTTCTTCGACGATGCCGAGGACGCCTACGAGCAGGCACGGGCACGTGGGCGCGACCCGCAGCCCGGCTTGGCGTTGCTGCACCTGGCCCGCGGGAGGCCGAAGCTGGCTGCCTCGGCCCTGGAAGCTTCGCTGGCCGGGACCGACGACCCGTTGAGACGATTGCCCCTTCGCGCCGCCCAGGTGGAGATCGCGTTGCAGGCCGGGGATTTCGAGCTCGCGGGGCAGGCATGCGACGAGGTCGCCGCCATCGCTGATCGGTTCGGCTGTGACGGGTTCGTCGCGACCTCGCAGACCAGCCGCGCCGCCTGCTTGCTCGCATCGGGGCAGGCGGAGCCGGCGCTGGCGCTGCTTCGCACCGCGTGTCGCACGTGGCGCGAGCTCGGGTTGCCCTACGACGCCGCTCGGGCAGGGGTCCTGCTGGCCCGCGCGTGTGCGGCGGCGGGGGACCGGGACGGTGCGGCGCGAGAGCTCGAGGCGGCCAGGAAACTGTTCGACCGGTTGGGTGCCGTCGGCGACGTCAAGATTGTCGACGGTCTGCGCGGACATACCCGCAGTGACGTCGGGCTGACAGCTCGAGAGATCGAGGTGCTGGCCGAGGTCGCGGCCGGCCGCACCAACCGCCAGATCGCCGACCGGTTCGTGATCAGCGAGCGGACGGTAGAGCGTCACCTGTCGAACATCTTCGTGAAGCTGGACTGCGGTTCGCGGACGGCGGCTGCCGCCTACGCCCATGAGCAGGGCTTGGTGCCTCGCGCCGAGTAACAGCGCCGCGCCGAGGCCCCGGACGGTGATAGCGCGACCGCGACGTGTGTGGGTGGTTCCACGTATATGGACGGTCGCGGTTGGGTGCTAAACCCGATGAGCCGCAAAGGTATCCCCTCGTAGCGTCGACGCATCGACAGCGAGGGGAGAAGCACATGACCATCGACCTGCACGAACGCCTCCGGGGCGACATCATCGAGAAGGACGACGAACGCTACGACGACGCTCGTAAGCTCTACAACGGGATGATCGACAAGCGCCCGCGCACCATAGTGCGGTGCACGAGCGTCGCCGACGTCATCAACGCGGTTTGTTACGCCCGCGACCTCCACATCCCGATTGCGATCCGAGGCGGCGGCCATAACGGCGCGGGGTTCGCCACCTGCGACGACGGGGTGGTCATCGACCTGTCACCGATGAAGGGTGTCCACGTCGATCCCCACGAACGCACCGTCCGGGCCGAGCCCGGCTGCACTCAGGGCGACGTCGATTACGTCACCCACGCCTTCGGGCTGGCTGTTCCCGCTGGCATCGTGTCCTCGACCGGCGTCGCGGGGCTGACGCTGGGTGGCGGGCACGGCTACCTCTCGCGACAGCATGGATTGACCATCGACAACCTGCTCGAGGCCGACGTCGTTCTCGCTGACGGACGGTTCGTGACCGCCAGCGAGAGTCAGCACCCCGACCTGTTCTGGGCGTTGCGTGGCGGAGGCGGGAATTTCGGTGTGGTGACCAGCTTCCGGTACCGGTTGCATCCCGTCACGTCCGTGTACGGCGGGCCGATCTTCTTTGACATCTCCGACGCTCGTGAGGTCATGCGCTGGTACCGGGAGTTCCTGCCCCAGGCGCCCAAGCGTTTCTCGCCGTTTCTCGGCCTGAAGAAGGTGCCGTCTGTGGAGGCGTTCCCCAAGGAGTTGTGGGGGCGTCAGATCTGTGCGCTCGTCTGCTGCTTCGACGGTTCCGCGGACGAGGCCGAGCAAGTGATGCGGCCACTTCGAGCAGAGTTGCCAGCTCCGCTGCTCGACGGGTGTACGACCATGCCGTACCCGCACCTGCAGCGCATGTTCGACCCCCTGCTGCCGCCGGGCTTGCAGTGGTACTGGAAAGGCGACGTCGTGCGTGAGCTTCCTGACGAGGCCATTGACGTTCACCTCGAACACGCGGCGCAGGCGCCGAGTGAGCTCTCCCTGATGCACCTCTACCCGATCGACGGCGCGGTGCACGACGTCAGCGTCGCGGATACCGCATGGCAGTTCCGGGATGCGACCTGGTCGATGGTGATCGCGGGGATCGATCCGGATCCGGCGCGGGCCGGGGCGCTGACGTCATGGGCGCGGAACTACTGGGAAGCCGTCCATCCATACACGGCGGGAGGCGCGTACGTGAATTTCATGATGGACGAGGGCCCGGACCGCATCCGCGCCACATACGGGGAGAACTATGCCCGCCTGGTCGAGGTCAAACGGGTCTATGACCCGGCGAACACGTTCCACCTCAACCAGAACATCCAGGTGTGACACATCGAGACGGCGGAGCCTGCGGGACCGCAGGCCCCACGTGTAGTAGGAGGTCTTGGAAATGAGCGCACCGACGACGACCAACACCCAGACGACGACCGGGGCGCCGCCCGCGCGCGCAGCCGATCCCGAGCGCCTGCAAGCTTTCATCGAGCGCTTCGCTGCCGATCAAGCGGCGACGATGCACGCCGCGACCCTCGTCGTAGGCGACCGGCTGGGACTCTTCGCGCGACTGGCGGCTATCGGTCCTTGCTCGGCCCAGGAGCTGGCCGCCGCGACGGAGTGTCATCCCCGGCTCGTACGTGAATGGCTCTCGGCTCAGGTCGCCAGCGCCTACTGCGAACACGACGCGCAGACTGACACCTTCTGGCTGACACCCGAACAGACGGCGTGCCTCGCTGATGCGACGAGCCCGACCTATCTACCCGGCGGAACGATAGCCGCGAACTCCAACCACCAGGACGTCGACCGGGTGGCGCAGGCTTTCCGTGGGGACGGCGGGATCGGCTGGGGCGAGCACCACCCGCACCTGTTCCTTGGAACCCAGCGGTTCTTCGGGCCGGTCTACCGCGGCAATCTCGTCCAGCACTGGATCCCCGCGCTCGAAGGAGTGCACGAGAAGCTCGTGGCGGGCGGCCGGGTCGCGGATCTCGGCTGTGGGCACGGGGTCGCGCTGATCCTGCTGGCCGAGGCCTACCCGGAGTCGGCCTTCGCCGGCTTCGACTCACACGCCGGCTCGATCGAGGCCGCTCGGGAAGCTGCCGCTGAAGCTGGTGTGAGTGACCGAGTGACCTTCGAGGTGGCCGGTGTTGAGGACTTCGGCGGTGCGGATTACGACCTCATCTGCGTGTTCAACGCCCTGCACGAGTGGGGCGACCCGGTCGGCGCTGCCCGCCGGATCCGCGATGCGCTGGCGCCCGACGGGACGTGGATGTTCACCGAACCGCGGACGGACGAGGAGCTCACAGAGAGTGTGCGGGCACGGACGTTCTTCTCCGTGTCGACATTCGTGTGTACTCCGAGTGCGCTGGCTCAGGGGGCCGGCGACGCGCTCGGAGCCCAGGCCGGTGAGTCGCGCCTGCGGCAGGTCACCGAGCAAGCCGGGTTCACCCGGTTCCGCCGCGCCACGGAGACCCCGTCGTTCATGGTGCTCGAAGCCCGTCCGTAGCGGCGGAGCCGAATGAATGGGCCCGGATCGTTGGTGCACCGGCTGACAGGGGCGGTCGATGTGGTACGTGATTACACGTTCCACGCTGCGTGCTCGTCTTGCTCTTCTGGTATCAGCAGCCAGCCGGCCGCGTATGCCACTACCGCGGTGCCCAATGTGAAGACAGCGAGCACCACGGCACCCAGGCGCACGAGAGTGGCGTCGATCTTGAAGTAGTCGGCGATGGCGGCGCATACTCCGGCGAGCATCCGGCCGCTGCGGGGACGGGTGAGTTTTCTCATGCCTCCAGCATGACTCGGATGGCCGCCTCCGCGCCTCGGGAAGTCACCTGATTGATCCCTGACTCCCGGTCGGGATTCCTGGGGGTCGCCGTGTTGCCGAGCTGGTCCGGTGTCCTATTCCTTGACCGCCCCCGAGGTCAGTCCCTGCACGATCCACTTGCTCGCCAGTGCGAACAGCACCATGGTCGGCAGGATGGTGAGCACCGCGGCCGCGGACATCGACCCCCAGTTGATGTTGAACGTCGAGATGAACCCGTTCAGCGCTGCGGGGATGGTCCGGTTCTGCTCGGAATGCATGAGCACAACCGAGAGGAACAGCTCGTTCCATGAATTGACGAAGTTGAAGATGAACGCCGCGATGATGCCCGGGGTCATCACCGGCACAAGCACACGGAAAAGCGCCCCCAGGCGAGAGCAACCGTCGATCATCGCTGCCTCTTCCAGCGCGTCCGGCACGTTCTCGAAGAAGCCGCGCAGCATTACCGTCGAGAACGGGATGGAGATGGCGATGTAGACCAGGATCAGGCCGAACTTGTGGTCGACCATCCCGAGGTCGGACATCATCGAATACAACGGACCCAAGGCGATGAACGCGGGGATCATCTGGGTGAGCAGAAAGGCGATCATCACCGCGCCTTTACTGCGGAACTCGAACCGCGCGAGCACATAAGCGCTGAACAGCGCGATAAGCGTCGCCGTCGCTCCGGCCACCAGCGCCACCAGCGCGGAGTTGCTGAGGAACACCCCGAAGTTGCTGTGGGAGAACAGGCCGCGGTAGTTGTCGATGGACGGCTCGCTCGGCCAGTACTCGAGCGGGAACCGGTTGATCGATCCCGGCGCCTTGAACGATGTGACGGTGATCCAATACAGCGGGAAGAGGGTGAACACGAGCCACAGGCCGAGGCCGGCCACCCGGACTACGCCACCGACGGTGACCCTGCGCCTGGGCTGACCGCCGCGGTCCGGCTCGATCGCCGGCGTCGCCGCGGGCCGTTCGGAGAGCATGGCGGTCATCGGCTCGACCTCCGCATCGCGACGAGGTAGAACGTGCAGAAGACACATAGGAATGCGACGACGAACAGCCCTATGGCGCTCGCGAGCCCGTAGTTTCCTTGCTGCGTGTAGTTGATCATCCAGGTCGTGACGATGTGGGTCTGGTTGGCCGGTCCGCCGCCGGTCATGGCGTAGATGATGTCGGGGAAGTTGAAGATCCAGATCACCCGCAGCAGTACGACGAGGTACAAGGTCATGGAGATATACGGGATGATGATCGAGAACAGTTGCCGCACCTTTCCGGCGCCGTCGATGCTCGCGGCTTCCAGCATCTCGTCCGGAACGGACTGCAGCGCGGCGAGGATCATGATGGCGAAGAAGGTGACGCCGTACCAGATGTTCGCGACGATCACCGAGAACATCGCCAGTCCCGCGCTGGCGAGCCACGCTACCGGAGTGTCGATGATCCCGACCTTCATGAGCAGGTCATTGATCACGCCGAACTCGGCGTTGAACATCCACCGGAACAACATGCCGATCAGGAAGCCGGACACCGCCCAAGGGAAGAACACGAGTGCCTGGTAGACGCCGCGGAAGCGGAACCGTTTACGTAGCGCCAGAGCGATCGCGAAGCCGATCACGAACTGCGGCACCAGTGACCCGATCACCCACAGCGCGGAGTTGGCCACCACCGTCGGGAAGACGGGGTCGCTCAAGATCGTCCTGAAGTTCTGCAGACCGACGAACGGCGTGCTGGTCAGATCCCACAGGTTCCAGTCGAGGAACGCCATCCGCGCACCCTGCAGCATCGGGTAGTACGTGAACCAGCACACAAAAACGATCGCCGGTGCGAGGAAGGCGAGGATGGTCAGCGCGTGCCGGCGACCGAATGCCGCCCGGCGCGCGCCGGAGGCGCCCCGTCCCGCGTGTGCGGCGGGGCGCCTCCGGCCGGAGGTCACTGCGCTCACGCGGGTTACCCCTCGGACGCGTATTTCTCGGTCCAGAACGTGTCCCACGACTCGAGCAGCTCGGCAGTGGTCATATTGCCGAGCAACACGTTCTGGATCTCCTGATCGGACTTCTGGATCCACTCGGTCCACCAGCTCACCCCGCGCGGCTGGGCGACGTTGACGTAGGTGTCCGGGTTCTCCGTCATCGTGACGTAGCTGGTCCACGGCCCTTCGGCGTAGAACTCGTCGTCAGCGGCGGCGGCGATGATCGGTACGAGGCTGTTGGCCTGGGCGAACTCAGTGGCGGGTCCTTCCGATGCGAGGAATTGCACCAGTGCGGCCGCCTCGTCCTTGTGCTCGCTGGCCTCGGTGACCCCCCACCCGGCGACGGCGAGCGGTTGTGCGGCCTTGCCGGACGGCCCGGTGAGCAGGGGAGCGGTGTCCCACTGCTCGGCGGTGAGCGTGGTGGATTCCTGCACCGTCGCGATCACCTCCGGGTCTTGCAGCAGGAACGCCGTTGAGCCGTTGGTGAAGCCTTCGACCATCTCGGGGTATCCCCAGGACACCGCCGACGGCGGCGACGCATCCTCGAACAACGCGAAGTAGTGGTCGAGTGCCTCTTGCGCCTCGTCCGCGGCGAAGATCGTCCTGCCGTCGTTCAACAGGAAGGCGTTCTCGGTGTCGAGATCGTCGATCACGTAGGCCTCGATGGCGACGACGACGTTGCTGTTCGCGTTCTGGCCGCCCCGGAACGCGTAGCCATAGGTGTTGTTCGCCGGGTCCTGGATCGCCGACGCCTGCTCGAGCAAGTCCTCCCAGCTCTGCGGCGGGCCGTCGAATCCCGCTTCTTCGACCAGGTCGGTGCGGTAGAACAGCGACAGGCCATAGAAGCCGTAGGGGACGAAGTAGCTGGCCCCGTCGCCTTCGGCCACGGCGCGGGCATTCTCCGTGAGCGCGTCCAGACCGTCCCACTCGGCGAGCTCGTCGCTGAGGTCGTACAGCCAGCCGTTGTTCGAGAACGGGCCGACCGTGATGTCGCGCACCTCTAGCACGTCGACGCCGGAGCCGGACTGCAGCATCTGCTGAATCGTCCGGTCGGCCTGCTCGGTCGGCGGCGACACGAGCTCGACGTTGATGCCGGGGTTCTCGGCCTCGAACTCGTCGAGCAGGCCCCGGATGAGCTCGGTGCGTGCGGGGTTGGTGAGGCTCTCGACCATCTGCAGGGTCACCTCACCGTCCTGTGATCCGTTCGAGCTGGTTCCATCCGAATCGGATCCGCCGGAGCAGGCGGTGACCGCCAGGAGAACGGCGATACCCATCCCGGCGGTGGTGGTCAGTCTGGTGCTTTTCACGGTGCGCCTGCCTTTCTGGACAGTTGTCACGTCGTGGAAGGGGTCGGAGGGTTCGTGGGTCGTTGCGAGGCGAACTCGACGATGAGCGGCACACACCGCTCGACGAACGCGTCGAAGTCCGATGACTCGGTGTAGAGGTGGACGGACAAACGTAGGTACCCGACGTCGTCGAAGCTGGTGAACGCCGTCTCGACGCCGGTTCGGTCGAGTATTTGCATCCGCAGGTCGTCCGCCTCTTCTCTGGTTCGGGCGAGACCGTCGGGCAGCCGGATCAGCCGCATCGACGGCGTCGGCATCGGTAGCTCGACGGACGCTGACGACGTGACATGCGGCTGCAAGGCGGTGCTGATCACGGCGGCTCCGTGATCGGCGAGTTCAGCCATCACCTGGCGAGTGCGTGCCCAGCCGTACTCACGCTCGATGAAATCGACCGCACGAGGCGCCGCCAGGTAGCTCGTCGCGTCGATGGTGCCTTGAACATCGAAGCGGGCCGGGAATGGATCCTCGGCGGCCCACGAGTCGATGAGAGGCCACAGCTCTTGCCGGTCGACGGCGCTGGTGGCGAGCAGCGCGGCGCCTCGCGGTGCGCATGGCCACTTGTGCAGGTTGCCGAACCACCAGTCGCCACCGGCTTCAGACACCGGATGCTCGATCAGGCCTGGCGCATGCGCACCGTCGACCAGCACACGTGCGCCGCGGGAGTGGGCAACCTCGGTGATGCGCTTCGTCGGGAGCCCACGGGCCGTGGGGGAGGTGATCTGGTCGACGACGACTAGCCGGGTGCGATCACCGATCGCCTCCTCGAATCTCTCGACGATCTCGTCCTCGCCGTCGAGGAGCGGGAGGTGGATCGCTCGCAACCGAGCACCGAACCGCCTGGCGAGTCGCCGCGCCCCCATGGTGACCGCGCCGTATCCGTGGTCAGTCACGAGGATCTCGTCGTCCGGCTGCAGCCGGAGGCTGTTGAAGACAACCGTCGCGGCGGCCGACGCGTTGGGCACGAAGGCGAGGTCACCGGCTGCTGCCCCCACAAAGGGAGCGATCTGCTCGCGAGCTTGGGCAACGTACTCGCCGATCCGGGGAAACCAGCTCACCGGACTGCGGTCGGCCTTTTTCCGCAACTGCTCGTGGTACTCCACCACCTGGGTGGGCACCGCGCCGAAGGAGCCGTGGTTGAGGTGGACGAGGTCAGGGTCGAGCGGCCATGCCTCACGCGCACGCCCCGAGCTCGCCAGTCGCACGACCGACGGGATGAGGCCGGGGTGTTCCATGGATCTCCTTGGGACCGGGCGGGGACGCATTCTCGGGTAGTCGTTCGACAACAATGCCACGATGACGCGATAACGCCCCACATTCCATGAGAGAATGAGCAAGTTGTCAAACAACTTTGATGGCGTGGAAACATACCACGTACTGTTGTGCCGCGAAAGGGGGCCTCATGAGTGCGGTCGAGACGGCCCTGCACGGCCTGCGATCGATCATCGCCGACGGAACGCTCGGCCCTGGGGACAAGCTGCCCAGCGAGGGTGAGCTGTGCGAGAAGCTGGGTGTGTCGCGGGGATCGCTGCGAGAGGCGATCCGGATGCTGTCCGCCCTGGGGGTTCTCGATACGCGGCACGGGTCGGGAAGCTACGTGGGTGAGCTCAAGGCGGCGGACGTGATCCAGAGTCTGTCGCTGACCGTCGGCCTGTTGCCACTCGAAGCTGTTCTGGAGCTGTATGAGCTGCGTCGCGCTCTCGAGGCGCACGCGGCGTCGATGGCTGCCGCACGGGTGGACAACGACA is drawn from Phytoactinopolyspora mesophila and contains these coding sequences:
- a CDS encoding aminotransferase class V-fold PLP-dependent enzyme is translated as MEHPGLIPSVVRLASSGRAREAWPLDPDLVHLNHGSFGAVPTQVVEYHEQLRKKADRSPVSWFPRIGEYVAQAREQIAPFVGAAAGDLAFVPNASAAATVVFNSLRLQPDDEILVTDHGYGAVTMGARRLARRFGARLRAIHLPLLDGEDEIVERFEEAIGDRTRLVVVDQITSPTARGLPTKRITEVAHSRGARVLVDGAHAPGLIEHPVSEAGGDWWFGNLHKWPCAPRGAALLATSAVDRQELWPLIDSWAAEDPFPARFDVQGTIDATSYLAAPRAVDFIEREYGWARTRQVMAELADHGAAVISTALQPHVTSSASVELPMPTPSMRLIRLPDGLARTREEADDLRMQILDRTGVETAFTSFDDVGYLRLSVHLYTESSDFDAFVERCVPLIVEFASQRPTNPPTPSTT
- a CDS encoding FadR/GntR family transcriptional regulator; the encoded protein is MSAVETALHGLRSIIADGTLGPGDKLPSEGELCEKLGVSRGSLREAIRMLSALGVLDTRHGSGSYVGELKAADVIQSLSLTVGLLPLEAVLELYELRRALEAHAASMAAARVDNDTIVELSAVLDELEATTDDDEQSRLDHAFHMRIVELGGNQAFAALLSVLRSRSRAYRIFRTADASEIKRLSDSGHRAILRALETRDPAAAAAAAATHVAQTEVWLRKHRPPAEG